A genomic segment from Camarhynchus parvulus chromosome 7, STF_HiC, whole genome shotgun sequence encodes:
- the GPR1 gene encoding G-protein coupled receptor 1: MTFEDFENYSYFYDLAEEDESPQSSLSIAHIISLFFYSVAFLLGVPGNAIVIWFMGFKWDKSVSTLWFLNLAIADFIFVLFLPLYITYVAMGFHWPFGKWLCKMNSFIALLNMFASVFFLTFISLDRYIRLVHPVFSYKYRTVKNTLLLSGVIWMSAAIIGGPALYFRDTATVLNNVTICYNNFHVHDRELILLTHHILIWVRLAFGYLFPLVTMVICYSLLIVKVKRRTVLTSSRLFWTITAVVVAFFVCWTPYHIFSIVELSAHHDENLHDLLQDGIPLSTGLGFINSCLNPILYVLISKKFQAQVKSTVSEVLKLALWEVSRSGTVSEQLWSSDNTPVRCCETAQ; this comes from the coding sequence ATGACATTTGAAGATTTTGAGAACTACTCTTATTTCTACGATCTGGCTGAGGAAGATGAGTCACCCCAATCCTCCCTCAGCATTGCCCatattatttcccttttcttttacaGTGTGGCATTTCTGCTGGGAGTGCCAGGTAATGCCATTGTAATCTGGTTTATGGGCTTTAAATGGGATAAATCTGTTTCCACACTCTGGTTCCTGAATCTGGCCATTGcagatttcatttttgttctcttcctGCCCCTCTATATTACATACGTGGCAATGGGCTTCCACTGGCCCTTTGGGAAGTGGCTCTGCAAAATGAACTCATTCATTGCACTACTTAATATGTTTGCCAGTGTTTTCTTCCTGACATTCATCAGCCTCGACCGCTACATCCGCCTTGTCCACCCCGTCTTTTCCTACAAGTACAGGACTGTAAAGAACACCCTCCTTCTCAGCGGGGTCATTTGGATGTCAGCTGCAATTATTGGTGGCCCTGCCTTGTACTTTAGAGACACAGCTACAGTTCTCAACAATGTCACCATTTGCTACAACAACTTCCATGTGCATGACAGAGAACTTATTTTGCTGACACATCACATCCTCATTTGGGTGAGGCTTGCATTTGGTTACCTCTTTCCTTTAGTGACCATGGTTATTTGCTACTCGCTGCTGATTGTCAAAGTGAAGAGGAGAACTGTACTGACTTCTAGCAGGCTTTTCTGGACCATCACTGCTGTAGTTGTAGCTTTTTTTGTCTGCTGGACACCATATCATATATTCAGCATTGTGGAGCTGTCTGCTCACCACGATGAAAACCTGCATGACTTACTGCAGGACGGCATTCCCCTCTCCACCGGCCTTGGCTTCATCAACAGTTGCCTCAACCCAATCCTCTACGTTCTGATTAGCAAGAAGTTCCAAGCGCAGGTGAAGAGCACGGTGTCTGAGGTGCTGAAGCTGGCCCTGTGGGAGGTGAGCCGCTCGGGCACAGTCAGcgagcagctctggagctcgGACAACACGCCCGTGCGCTGCTGTGAGACTGCCCAGTGA